One Drosophila subpulchrella strain 33 F10 #4 breed RU33 chromosome 2R, RU_Dsub_v1.1 Primary Assembly, whole genome shotgun sequence genomic window, GTGGTCAAGCTCTTGGCTGAGCTGGGAGCCGGATTCGACTGCGCCTCCAAAAACGAGCTTAAGCTGGTGGGTCAACTTACTCTTATAATCTTTCCCAAGAGCGTGTTACGCCAAAacgtgctcttaacaatgctcGGGCTTTGGAAATATTCCACATCACTTTAAtcaaaatatgtatatttttaataatatacgTACACTAACACTAGAATGTTTTATACTTTCTTCTGCTTACGAACCCAGATTAGAATCCACTTCACATTTTCTTGAAACCGATTTTAAAACCGTAAATATGTTTCATTTCCATATTCCCTATTTATAGGTCTTAGGCTTTGATGTCTCTCCGGATCGTATTATCTTTGCCAATCCCTGTCGACCTGTCAGCCATCTGGAGTACGCCAAGGATAACAAGGTTGCTAATGGCACCGTGGACAATGAATTTGAGGTGTACAAGCTGCACACGCACTATTCCAACTCAAAGTGGGTATTAGCTTACTTAAAGTTTCAGAAGTATAAATTTGCTTTTCAGCCTTATCGTGAGATTCAAGAGCGAGGCCAAGGAGGCGCAGTGCCCACTGGGCGATAAATTTGGCTGCAATGCGGATGTGGATGCAGCGGCCCTAATGCTGCTGGCCAAATCCTTGGACCTTAAGGTAACCGGCACCAGTTTCCACGTGGGCTCCGGATGCAGCGAGCTGGAGGCCTACGATCGGGCCATCAAGAAGGCAAAGAACCTCTTTAAGTTCGGCGAGCTGCTGGGCTATGACATGGATTTTTTGGACATAGGCGGCGGTTTTCCCGGCAGCGATGATGGAAAGTTTAAAAAGGTGGGTTGAATAAAGCACTGTCTCCTAAGCAATTGTAAAAGTCTTTGTTACAGATAGCCGAGAGTGTTAACACCTCGGTACAGCGCCATTTTCCCGACGAGCGTGTCCAAATAATTGCCGAGCCAGGACGTTTCTTTGTGGCGGCTGCTTATACACTGGTCTGCAAGATCCATGCAAAGCGGGAGATTCGCGACGAAGCTGGGAAGCTGGACACCGTGATGTACTACCTAAATGATGGTGTATACGGATCCTTTAACTGCATTCTGTACGACCATCAAGT contains:
- the LOC119549955 gene encoding ornithine decarboxylase 1; translated protein: MASGTPEIQYYDHELNIRRVIEQSDLQGLDQALNICDLSSVERKHCLWQELLPRIKPYYAVKCNDDPVVVKLLAELGAGFDCASKNELKLVLGFDVSPDRIIFANPCRPVSHLEYAKDNKVANGTVDNEFEVYKLHTHYSNSNLIVRFKSEAKEAQCPLGDKFGCNADVDAAALMLLAKSLDLKVTGTSFHVGSGCSELEAYDRAIKKAKNLFKFGELLGYDMDFLDIGGGFPGSDDGKFKKIAESVNTSVQRHFPDERVQIIAEPGRFFVAAAYTLVCKIHAKREIRDEAGKLDTVMYYLNDGVYGSFNCILYDHQVVTAEHYLDGADSLPHLKSLIWGPSCDAFDKISEDLLLPNLNRGDLLGFRNMGAYTMPIASPFNGFDVPKTVYFRAI